aagatatgacTAGTATTGCTACTGAGCAGATTTTTAATAAAGGAGAttaccctccataatgtgggcaatcagttgaaggtcttaagCACAAAGACTGAAGTTTGTAGAAGAAGCAATTCTGCCTCAAGATGGCAACATAAAAAGGCCTACCTGAGTTTCCTACTTGCTGGCCTGTCCTATGGCTATTAGACTTGCCAACTCCCATAAGTACTAATTCCTTAAAATtaattcctctcccctcccctctctccctcttgcaGATAGATAGAGCGATTGACCAATAGATTGATCAATCTTCTGGGTtctctatatatttatgtatgtacacacacacctgcttggttctgtttctctggagaactgttaGCTGATACAGCGTCTCTACAACTTTGCGGACAGAAAAGAGTTAAATCTTTTTGCAATAAATGCTAACCTAAAGTTTTAACCAAAAGGGAATTTTTCCAGTAAAAAACAATCATTCTATCTATTTGTCTGACAGtggaattttatatatacatataaaagtatacatatatatatacacacatatacactttgTTCAACTTTGCTGCTTTTTACTAATTCTCAGCTTCACAGAGTTGCAGCAGGATATTGCCTTCTGGAATGTTGGCATTAAAATTAATgctgattttaggagttcccatattggcgcagtggaaatgaatctgactaggaaccatgaggttgcaggttcaatccctagttcGATCCCTTaactccatgagttaaggatccagagttgctgtgagctgtggtgtaggtcacagatgcggctcagatctactgttgctgtggctctggcttaggccagcggctacagctccgattagaccgctagcctgggaacctccacatgccgtgggtacagccctaaaaagacaaaaataaaaggaataaaataaagtaaatgctgATTTTGAACAAAGTCATTATAAATCTAACCAACCATTTCTAACTGCAGCCATAGGAGAGCTTCTACCTCTTAAATGGCTTGTAGAGTTACCTATGGAAATGATCAATTGCCTGTGAAAACCAGTAAACCAGAGCCAATCACAAACCATCACAATGATACTTGCCAGCTTATGGAGACGCACTGATGCCTCTGCCTTTTGCTTCGTTCTGattttgggaaaagaaagaaaaatataggatgCCACCTCCTGAAAGTCTCAGGAATACGCTGGCAAATAATGAGCGTCTCTACCCCCCAAGCACCTCTCCGGAAAGGTGAAGattttcccctcctggctcacTAGGGTGATGTCTCAACGCCACGTTAACTGAAGTCAGCCACGGATGCCTTTCATACTGCAGCGTGAGGCAgggctttattttactttataactgTTTCCACGATTGGAAAATGAGAgtgtttttgatgttgttgtttgAAACCAAACTGCCACACTAATTTAGGAAGTTCCTGAGGGGGTGGCCCTTGCAACCCAGACACTAGACACCACACATTAAAGGCAAACACAAGCCACACAGCAACAACAGCACACAAATGTTATAGCAATATACCTTTTAGCAGATAGACTCATTTTATTTAGACAAATTTAAGATAGAAAAATATCATAAAGTGAATATAGCAGGTGCTCTTTTTGTAACACAGTCTGGGATATACAGGGTGACTTGCAAGGCCTAGCTTGACAGAATGGTCTCATTTCTGTTTGGGCTTCAATTAACACGGATCTATATGTCAGCCATTGCATTTCCTTGAAAGAACGCTGGACACagtaaaactgttttttaaaagatgatggcATTCAGTAACAAATATTATAAAGCAATGAACCAAAACAACctttcaaatactttttataaTTACTAAAAGCCAACTTTAAACTTTATGATTAAAGCTAAGAACTCGTGTTTTCAAAATAGCTTGAACATTTTCTACCAATATAGAATAGAATGATAGAgcacttatattttttaaagtgaggaaaaTCAGAGTAAACATGATGTTTCAGATGACTATAAACAGTAAACATCCATTCGGTGTATTTAAATATGTCATTTCAAGAATATACTCTTTCCAGCCATAAAAACTGTAGCTCTATCATCAGAAAGGTGCCCCTGTGTGTAATCTTTGAGTTTATTCAGCCCTGTTAACATTTCTACACTCCATCTTTGGAGGAGGGGGTTGAGGGACTCTTGGTACACGCAGATACTTGGCTGTGGTTATAATGACAAGAATGTGCCAGGAGTCTGCAGCTGAAAGCCAGCCCTGCTTTGTTATGCACCTTCACCTCCATTTGTCTACGTGATGCCTCAGGTAAACTCACACTAAATAATTCACGGCGGGTGCTAATTTTGCTACTGTCAGGTGGCTCagcttccttctttgcttccctTCCTCCACTCCTCAAAGCATAAAATTCGGCGGCTCCTCATTAAAATATGTCCTCTCTAACATATAAAAtaagtgtgtgtacatatatacatacatgcatttcCTTTTCAAGGACTGGGTAACTCCTCGTTTTCTATCAAATAATCCTTCTTCATATACTTGGTTCCCCTAACTAACCGCCACACTTCCAGGTAAGCATCTTTTAATGACCTCCTGCTCATTTCTTCAGGGCTGTCTGAGACCTGCGAGCTCCTGGCCGCCAGTGGGGCTCCTCTCGGGCTACCCCTCGCCTCTTGCCCACCCTGCTGAGTGGAGCCACCCGCTGCCTTCCCACCTCCTGACCCGCCACTTCCGCCCTCGGCGGCGGGCAGCTCCTCCATGACAAAAGGCAGCTGGTCTCCACTTGGCTGCGCCTCCTCTCCCCCGGGCTGCGTCTCCAGGTCCTCGTAGTTGCTTTGCTTTctggtttccaaatatttggcCACGCAGTAAATGATGGAGCCCAGCGTGTTCACCACGACGCCGGCAATGAATAGAGAGGTGGGCTCCACATCGCTGAAGGCCACCATACCCACCGTGATGGTGGCGATGCTCTTCACCACCCCCACGAAGCTGGTGGTCACCGCCGAGTTGATGTAGGTGCAGTGCAGCGTGGTGAAGTTCATGGCGCAGCCGATCAGGATACAGGCCACGAAGATGCACACCATGGCCGGGTCCTTCCATCCGGGGAAGGTCCAGGCGTGGATAGAGTCGGTGCTGGCGAAGGAACAGATGACCAGCAGCGGGGTGGCCGAGACGGCGATGACGTACTGAGCGGTGAGCGGCCCGTGCTCGGTGTCAGCGCTTGCTTTCTGGATGAGCACCAAGTAGGCGGCGTGCACCAGCACCGCCAGCACGCCGGTTACATACCCGATGGGGTCGCCGGTCAGGTCACCAGCTCCTGGAGTGCACCAAGAGGACAGAGGAACCGGGGCAGGAAGCAAAAAGAGAAGACACCGGGTTGGCGAGGGTGGGTATCCACTGGGGCAACGCATCGGGTTGGAAAGTAGACGGGGTTCGCGCCCCGGCTCTACCCATGCGTCTCAAATGGAAGAGTCAAGTTCAGTCAATGCCCAGTTCAAGGCGCCTTCCCTTCCCTATCTCCGGGGCAACTGGTCTCCTTTCTACCCCTGACCAAGGCAGAAACCCCGAACAGCGCAGATGCCCTGGGGTAGGCACTGTGGCTTCCCCGAGCGGGCACGGATGTCACCCAGGCACGTGGTATGCTGCCTCTTACGTGGGGCTCCAGGGGAGAGAGGGGGCTCCAGCTAGTGGCTTCTAACCCTAGGCGGGCTGGGTGCCGGGCAAAGAACGCCTCGCGTTCGACCCGCAATTGAAGGTTTCTTGCTTCACCTGCTCCCATCTCGCTCACTTCTCCCTCCAAGCCCGATCCGCACTGGTCTCAACACGGTCCCCTCTGTCTCGCGCGGAGCCGGAGACCACAAGCTAGCCCCGGGGCCCAAGCTTGGCTTCCACCGCCCCTCCCCACTCGGGCCCCGCGTGACCCGGGGAAGTTCACGGCCCCCTGCTTCCGTCTCGGTCTGGGGACTCTAGCTCCAGGCTCAGGCAGCTCTCCCACCCCTCCTGGAGGATAAAGGGAATAATGAGGGGAAGGACGGAAGGGGGAGGGCGAGGAGGGAAGGGCGATACGCGTtgaggcaggggcggggggtcGGAAGCGGGGActagctggggtgggggtggggggctctgaaGGAGGAGGCCGGAGCTCCAGGGAAGGTTCTGCTGGTCTCCTAAGTCCCGTTTTCTAGCGGAGAGACCACATTCAaagctctctgcctctctctacctcagtctccccatctggaAGTGAGGGCGTTGCACTAAGTGATCTCCGCGGTCTCCGCCTGGTGGGGTAGGGTGGGCCGGGGGTCGGCGTGGGTCCCGCTCACCTGCCAGAGCCGCGCCGCAGGTGGTGATGAGCACCGCCGCGAGCACCCCCGGCGAGGGCACGCCGTTCTTGAGCACCAGGACGCCGATGAGCATGGTGACCAGGGGCAGGCAGCGCTTGAAGACCACGTACATAGGCAGGCTGAGGCCGCGCAGGGACCAGAGCGTGAGGCTGGACTGCAGCGTGGAGAGCACCGTGACCCCCGCGAAGGAGCGCGCCAGGCTCAGGCCAAAGGGGGGCACCGCGATGAACCCGAGGCGCCGCAGCAGCTCCAGGCTCAGCGCCGCGGTGGAGCTGGTCAGGCACTGCACCAGGGTCAGGAAGGAGAACTGGTAGCGGCTGATGAGGAACTTGAGCAGGATGTTGAGGGAGCCCGAGAAGACTCCGTGCGCGATGGCCACAGTGATGCCCAGCACGCGGCCCCGGCATAGCTGCTGCATCGCGCCTGCCCCACCGCACCCGGCGGTGGCGGAGCTCCGGGACCTGCAAGAGGAGAGGGGGGAAGAGAGCCGGGAGGAACGGAGCGAGGGTGGCGGGGGTGCCCGACCAACGCCACCGCGAAGGGCAGGGGGCGCCGGCTCAGCTGCAGAGGGGCAGCTCCAGCCAAGCGTCCTCGCGGCTCGGCGGCTCCGAGTCCGACTGCCCCAACAGCTTCGGGGAGGCAGTGACGGGGGCGGGGGACTCCGAAAAGtgtcaggggtggggggctggtctGAGAGGAGTGGCGGGAATCCTAGCGACAGCGATTTGTAAGTAGGTGACGAGCTGCGATGGGTTGTGTCCCGCGCGGTTTCACCGTCAGGGAAGACGCTCTGCAGCTGGAAGCCCAGGCAGCTGCCACAAGCGGGACCGGACCCGCGCCCCTCGGGCACCCAGCATCCACTCGGGCTCTCGGGGGCGCGGTCCCCTCTTCTCTCGCAATGCTAGCCGCTCCCGCTTGTCTCTCCTTCCCAGCTCGGAGCTAAAGGGCGcgggttggggcgggggtggggtgcgTGGGTGGAATCCCCGACGCAGCCGAAGATTTTAGTAACAACAGCTTTCCAGGGTCGAGCACGGTTTATTAGCGGCAACAGTTTATTAGCCTCAGCCCCCTTCCCCACGAGCTGCAGTGGCTTTTCCACCCAAGGTTCCTCCCGGCGTAGCCGCGGGACCTTGTCCAGCGGCCGGCCAGGGAAGGGAAAAACATCGGTGCCAGCGGGATGCCAGTCTCCCGGATGCTCAGGTGCCAACGCCCCAATACTGAAGGAACCCAGGGTCCCAGGACGCCGCCCTGGCCTCTTCCAGTCCCGACCACTCTCCCCCCGGTCCGCGCGCCTCTAGGGGAGGCACTTGAGATTGCGCTCGCGGCTGGAGGCGGGGAGAAGTTCCGGGGGTCGCGGGGCCTCGTGGGGTTGttgaggctggggcaggggcagggactcCTATTCCAAGTGAGACGAAGATGTGAAATAAGCGAAACAGCAGAAACTAAGTCTCCCGAGCAAGTAGTCTCTACCAGCTCCGGAAGATCGCCCCGACCATGGTCTCCAGGGCAGAGCCGGGAGCAGCTGGGGGCTctaggggctgggagaggggaggagaggaaggggggagggagggcgtGGCCCCGGGGGCAGGAACCCGGGACGCAGAGCCGGGACTGGGTGTAGCTTTCTCTGGATCCTCGCGGAACTGTTGTGGGCAGCTGTGGGGAGCGGGACAACCTCtacctcctgcctccccagcccagggcacgTCTGCCCCCAACAGGACATCTGAACTGTTTACTTCTCATTTggctaaaagaatgaaattcttattttctgcACACGCCAGACCTCTGTGTCCCATTGATCTGGATGTCGTTCCCTGGAAATAACGTTCGGAGTAAACTCAGCAGCAAACAGAGGGGTTCGCTCATCCGAGGTCACCGCTAAGAGTCAGTTACAGTTTCGTTTTCGCGATACTTAAAAATTATGGACTTGACCAGGGTTTGGGAGCGAGAAGAGAGCTCAAAATCGCTGCGGCCTGCCTCTCCTTTACTTCACTTCTGCTATCCGCCCACCCGCACCGGGATCCCACCCCGTGGCCCTAATCGGCCCATTTCTTCAACAATTCTGTTGTTTTCTCCTCCATATTTACACCTCTGTGCTGAACACAACGCTTCCAGCCCATATGTTGATGCTGCAATTATTATTGCCACAGCGGGAAAATAATAGTTCGCATCAGGGATTGGTAGCATCACTGCCATCCTCCATCCGGCCAGCTTTGTATGTATTGGGAGCTCACTTCGGTGAGAAAGAGCTTGGTCTTAACCAGTCCTCCAGCAGGTATACCCAGGGCCTAGTAGAACCACCTCCCTGCCTCCAACCGGTGGGCACTCAAGAAAGTGTTTGTAGAACGGCCCACTGTGCCAACTTTCCAGGAATAACACTGGAAAGCATCATACTGAAACCCTGTGCTTGCAGTTCCTTGGAAATTTGGGGGATTTGCAGCTATAAGCTGTGGTTACCCATCACTGGCTATTGCAGGGACTTGGTATTTCAAATGTTGATGTTCTTTAGGAAACATTGAGATTTGAAGCAACAGTTGAaattatgtgtgcatgtgtggtatAAGCATACATTCCATGTACGCTcagatataaaatttttgaaaatttttaaaagacatcatCAGTAAATAACCCTTCTACTTCTGAGGACTGTTCCAATTAAGGATGGTTGCTTTAAGCcatattaaatgaatttaaagaatTATCTGCACAGACCTAGTTTTGGAATGATTCATTTTCTGCCAGCAATTATAATTGCTTCCATTTATGATACTAACATTAGGTATAAGATTTGGGGCTGATTCAGCTATCTTACTCTTCTCATTTAGGCAAGAATATTTAGCTTAATGTTTGAAACCTACATTGGCATGAAATAGTACATTTTCTCCGTTTTACTGCATATAGTTCTTTTCCATTAGgtctttcattatttaaaaaattaataccatCTCCCACACCAGGTACTAGATAATAtcctaaaagaaaaatgggaaaaataagaatACTGTGTTTAGCTAGGTTAACTGAACATGTAGATTTGAAAGTCAAAAAGCTAGTTGACCTACTGGTATCAAGGGTCTATACTCAAGCTCCATTATCTTCGGAACTACACAATAAACTTTGATGGGATTAAATACATCCTtgaattcattcactcagcaaacatACAGAGCAAGTATTTTATACCAGGCAGTCTGTTAGCCACAGAGGATTCAAAAATGATCACCCACCTAAGTCCTTAGGGAGACACAGGGGGAGGTGAGGCAACACAATGACACTGAAGAAACAGTGGGGGCTTGTGCCAAAACAGGAGAGTGGTGGAGGAGGGTAATAAATCAGCTTGAGGAGggaatcagagaaggcttcctgcagAAGGAAATATGgtcttatttcattattttaatggtaAAAGCAGCACATGCTCATTataatatgtaaaagaaaatcaaactttaTACATAATAAGTGAATATGCTATCATCAATattctccacccccagccccaccacagAGTTTGGCTACTACTGTtaagagtttggagttcccatcgtggctcagcagttaacaaattgACTaccatccataaggatgcagggtcgacccctggcctcgctcactgggtcaagaatctggcattgctatgagctgtggtataggtggtggacaccgctcggatctggtgttgctgtggctgtggtgttggccagtggctatagctccaattcgacccctagcctgggaacctccatatgccgtgggtgtggccctaaaaaacaaacaaaaagacccagGTGACAGCTTAACTGCAATGTCATGAGAAATTCTAAGATAGACCAACTCAGCTAAGACACTCCTGGATTCCAAACCTCCAGAAACTGTAAGACAAATAAGTGTTTGGTGTTTTAAGCTAAGTTTTACAGTGATTTGGTCCTCAAAAATAGATAATATACGTATCAATAGCAGTCTATTTTTCCATGTAAGCACACATAGTTATACCTTAATACTTTTAAATGACTGTTCTGTAGTATAAACTTCCTTCTCTAGCTAGGCTTCTGTATTTTACCAGACAATGATGTAAGGAATCCCCTTGGACCTTTGTTCTTAGGTGCTTCTATAAGGATTTGGCAGGAGAGGGTGGGTGCAGGGAGGGAATCCTAGAATTGGAACTGCTGTGTCAACaagtaatttaaaatctttattgCCAAACTGGCGGTCCAAAATGGTGTATAACCATACTCTCACTTTAACCAATATTGCATattatcagtattttaaatatttgccaaactaataaaagcaaaacaaaaaaaaataggctgttattttaatttacttttctttaccATCAATGAGACAGTTTGACtaagtaatatctttttttttgtccttttagggccgcacccatggcatatggaagttcccagactaggggtcgaattggaggtggagtcagaggcctacgccacagccacgccagatccttaacccacggatcaaggccagggggCAAACCCAAGGCCTTGTGGaaactagtcatgttcattactgctgagccataatggaactcTGCTAaggtgtatctttttgaagtgtgttaaaagtttgtttttctacTCTGTGAACTGTCTATTGATATTTTTGTCAGCGTTTATGTTTGGTTGTCATAGAGATTTGTAAGAGCTCTTTATGAATTCTGGATATTAAACCATTTGTTGCATATGCTGCAACTAACTTCCTTCCAATATGACTTCTTTTAGCTTTGTTCATGGTGTGttttgctcttttaatttttgtatgttgttaAACTTTTTCTTTAGTCATCTCATGTGACTTTCAAATGATGAGTCAGAATTTGCCAAGCCAAGAGCAGGGCAATCCAGGCACATGGACTAGCTCGAGCTAAGATAGAAATGAAAACCTGCATTATTTACATGGGGAAGTTTGTGAGCACGCTGTTGTTGCTCCATACAAAGTTCGTGGCAACCTGGACAGAAGCAACGCTGCAGAGAGAGGCAAGGGCTAGCCCCAGAGGACCTAGCTGCCTGGTCAGTGAGCAGGAACTTTTTCCTGTAGGCAGTCCTATAAGCAGAGAAAGGTTTTACACTGAAATTGATGTAATCAGATTGCATTTCAGATCAGCCTCCGGCAGCTGTGTAGAGGAGGATGGCTCCAGGGCCACAGAACTCGAAACAGACACATCATTTAGGAAGCTGCTGTGATGGTCCAGAGAAAAGCTAATGACGGCTTGAACTAGGGCACCGGGTGGTTGCATTGAGGGGAAGAGACAGAATGGAGAAGTATTTAGGGGTAAAAGGGCTAGGACTTAGTGATCCATTCGATGTGTCAGAGTGGATAGGTGGAAATAAGGAAAGGAACGAGGATGGCATTTACCTTGAGCACCTGGGTGGACGATATTGATAACAGATGAAAAGCATGTGTAGGATGAGCCTGTTTAAGTGAGCAAGAGGAGTCTGGTTAGAAGACAATTAGTGCAAAGCCTGTGGGAGACCCAAGTGGGGGAAGCCAAAGATTTGGGAGTAGTGAGTATGGAAGTCAGAAACATGTAAGTGGATAATCTCTTTCAAGCAGAGGTGTGTTAGGTAAGAAATTAATGAGTTCATTTCTGGAAGAGCCAAATTATAGTTAAGACACAGTTAAAAAGTGTGAAAGGcagaagttccttttgtggtgcagtgggttaagaaaccgactgcagtggctcaggttgctggaggagggggagtgcacgggtttgatccccaccagacgcagggggttaaaggatcctgtgttccttCAGGGGCGGTATAGTTTGCAGCtgcggctgggattcagtccctggctctgtaacatccatgtgccacgagtgcagccatttgaaaaaaaaaaaaaaaaaaagtgtcaaagaCAGAAGGGACAGTGGACTCTCAGCCTGGGTCTCCCTGGGGGAGATACACTTGGAAGGGTCCCTCCAGACCCAGGGTCAGCTTCTTAGCTCTTTAGACTTGGAAACACAATTTTGTCAGCTCTCTCAGGGATGATTAGGGATCTAGTCATCAGAGagtcccacattttttttctcaatgggCCAATTTCTGTTATTCCTGGAAAAGCAGGCCACCTGGCAGGACCATGGGTTTGGATCCAGTCGTATTAGATTTCAAATTCTAGCCCCATACTTCCTGGCTATTAGGACTCCTGAGAGCCTTCATTTCCTTGTCTGGAAAATGGAAGGGCTTCCTTGCAGggacattttaaagattaagaagGATAAGATAGAGAAAGCGGCTCACGTAGCACCCCGATCACAGAAGATGCTCAGTGACCTGAGTTCCCCTTTCTTGCCTTCACTCCTCAGTGCTGTGCTGTCATGGCAGGTACAGGAGGAACTTGGGGACACAGACAGGATAAAACCCAGGAACTCAGTATCCAGGAGACAAATTCTGATTTTCCCAACCTAGACGATGACTGGTTGTCCTCTTAAAGTCCAGAGGCTGCTTGGGTTGTGATTTACCAAGAATTCAAAATTCTTAAGTATTCCCCTTCAGGACAGAATCCAGCTCCTTTCCTTCCAGTTTGCCAATCCTAGTTCAGGGAACCCACCAAATAAATGGTCACCCATCTTCTTTCAGATTGAGAGACTCCAAGAACCTGAGTTAAGTATTATGAAGTTAGTGTTCTAAACATCTCTAACATCCTCCaaacagaagggaaaataaatcaaGAGAGATGCTGGTTTTTAAATCACAAGTATTTGTTTCAAATGATTCATGatagattattttaataaaatcttttgcattctaaaaggaaaagaaataatttcatttcattgtaaaTATGATCTGGGTTAGGTATTCCAAAAGGTCTCTGATAAATTCCACTGATACAGAGAGCACTGGCTGTGAACCTGCTTTTATTGAACTGCACGTGGTGTGACAGTTCATAGTTCTTATAAAGGGAAGCAACATGAACCTGCTCTATGAACCGGTCTCATCATCGTGACAGCTTAAAGGATGTGTTTGAGCTCCTTGCTCTTTGTAAGATATTCATGTGAAGCGGTGTCCTCTTTATAGTGGCCTCTTAAAAACAATTAGCACTGATTGGTCTAAGAACTAAAAAGACTTACACTTGCTGTGAGACCATTCATTCACTTGACAAACATTCATGGAacactttctatgtgccaggcatggtgccaGGGCCAAGCCTGGGAGTAGGATGATGTCCTTGCTCTCATCCTTGGGCACTGAATTGTGTACTTGACCAGACTTCCCATTTATGCTGCCAGTAGCAACTTTCTAGGTCTTGAAGGCATAGATTTTCAAGCCTACCCTTGGCTCCATTTTATGTCTCCTTTTGTTCTTTGTTGTGGTcttgattttgtattttgtaagctatcttaaattttctttccataACAAGTAAACAGGAAATATGTAAATTAcacaatttacatatattttatttttttctgattattacaAGTATATTTTGGTCATTATACATTCTCAAAAATGTGGAGTTCTGTGGTGCTGctggttaagtatccggcattgtcactacagtggcttgggtcactgctctggcatgggtttgatccctggcctgggaacttttcttTAACCatgcatgccatgagcatggtgagagaaaaatgaaaataaaaattctcaaaaacttGTTACAAACTTAAAGACAATTTCTACCctttataacatattttaatattatataaaaatataaatgttacgCAAAGTTGtctattttactaatttttcccttttaacttttttttttttttacaggtcaTCAGCACCTAGAGATTTTTCAAGAGTTAGGGAGGTAATGAGGCGGGTTTACAGCA
The Sus scrofa isolate TJ Tabasco breed Duroc chromosome 1, Sscrofa11.1, whole genome shotgun sequence DNA segment above includes these coding regions:
- the SLC35D3 gene encoding solute carrier family 35 member D3, translating into MQQLCRGRVLGITVAIAHGVFSGSLNILLKFLISRYQFSFLTLVQCLTSSTAALSLELLRRLGFIAVPPFGLSLARSFAGVTVLSTLQSSLTLWSLRGLSLPMYVVFKRCLPLVTMLIGVLVLKNGVPSPGVLAAVLITTCGAALAGAGDLTGDPIGYVTGVLAVLVHAAYLVLIQKASADTEHGPLTAQYVIAVSATPLLVICSFASTDSIHAWTFPGWKDPAMVCIFVACILIGCAMNFTTLHCTYINSAVTTSFVGVVKSIATITVGMVAFSDVEPTSLFIAGVVVNTLGSIIYCVAKYLETRKQSNYEDLETQPGGEEAQPSGDQLPFVMEELPAAEGGSGGSGGGKAAGGSTQQGGQEARGSPRGAPLAARSSQVSDSPEEMSRRSLKDAYLEVWRLVRGTKYMKKDYLIENEELPSP